The window TTTGTACTGCACTTAACATAGCAGGACCAATGCGCTCACGAACAAGTCGTCCACTAAGAAGGCTTGCGATAACATCAATCTGACCACATTAAAAGTTCACATTAACTGATTTCAAAATCAGAAATCGGATCACTCAGCTAAACAAAGACATCAAGTTAATTAAAAGCATCAATATAGAAGACAAACATGAGTCGATATTCACTTTCAACAACTCATAGCCATTGCCTACACTTCAAGAACTTGTAGAGATAAGCTAAAATTGCTCACCAAGTAAAGGACACAGCCTATCCCAGATTCATCTGATTGCCAAAGAACAAGAGATGACTCGAATACTTCAATTGAGAAAACAGCTCCTGATATGGCTCCAACTGCAGCCCCTCGAACAAACCCACTTTCAGTTTCTTGGCCTATCAATGCCCCAGTCATGGCTCCTAACAAAGTGCCCACTGCAAAAAAATAATGCCAGTTCCTTCAACAAAAACTTCCAAACTACCAAACAGTTCTTAAAAATGAAGTCTCTTGCTATATCCTTAATAATTCTAAGAAATCAGACATCATCTACAGCATGAACATGATTACAAAGAACACCAACCAAAAAGGCCCTTTTGTCTATATGCCAAAACCTTTTTCCCACTGTAGAAATCCGATAAAACAATGATATCAGgatcatttttaacataaaagctCCAATCTTTTTCAGCATAATCTTATGGAAACTCAACTCCTTGAATTAAGACTTGCAATGAAACAGAGGATCAATGATTGGACAGAAACCCAAAAACGAAAACCCAACAAACCCAGATCAGAGAACATGAAACAGATAAAGAGAACACATGTCATTCaatcaagaaatgaaaaaaaaaaactttcatttacatggaaaaaacaagaaaccaaatgagaAAGAAGAGATAAACAAACCTAATGCAAAGAAAAAGGTGAAGATCGCAGAGAATATGTTGCCAATAATAGCTGAAACAACGAAGTTACAAACTTCTTTAACCTTATCAACAAAATTCCCAAAAGAACACAATGAAGACATGGAAAAACGAGATGGGTATGGATAAACCTCCATTTTTAAGGATTCTAAATGACACAAAATaccagaaaaagaagagaatatcTTGTTTTAAAAGGTGTCTATAGCTTTTGCTTTGATCAGTTCAGATTTGGGTTTTAAATAAAGGTAGAGGTGGTGCTAGAgatggtggtgatggtgatggtggtggtggtggtggtgggggttTGTTTTCAAGAAAGCTTAGTGCTTAAGAAGAA is drawn from Populus nigra chromosome 5, ddPopNigr1.1, whole genome shotgun sequence and contains these coding sequences:
- the LOC133693671 gene encoding NEP1-interacting protein-like 1, with product MEVYPYPSRFSMSSLCSFGNFVDKVKEVCNFVVSAIIGNIFSAIFTFFFALVGTLLGAMTGALIGQETESGFVRGAAVGAISGAVFSIEVFESSLVLWQSDESGIGCVLYLIDVIASLLSGRLVRERIGPAMLSAVQSQMGAVETNFEEIPNIFDTGGSKGLPGDSLEKIPKIRITSNNNVDESGEKVSCSVCLQDFQLGETVRSLPHCHHMFHLPCIDKWLLRHASCPLCRRDL